From the genome of Streptomyces sp. NBC_00659, one region includes:
- the ppgK gene encoding polyphosphate--glucose phosphotransferase yields MKIFGVDIGGSGIKGAPVDLDRGDLAEERHKVLTPHPATPDAVADGVKDVIDHFGWTGPVGITFPGVVTGGSTIRTAANVDKSWIDTDAGALLGGRLGGLPVTVLNDADAAGVAEMEFGAGKGRRGTVILLTFGTGIGSAVFTEGELVPNTELGHLELNGHDAEKRASTKAKDDHELTWEHWSRRVTKYLAHVEMLFSPELFIIGGGVSRKADKFLPLIQDIKAEIVPAQLQNNAGIVGAAMRAAQIGR; encoded by the coding sequence ATGAAGATCTTCGGTGTGGACATTGGCGGATCCGGGATCAAGGGTGCCCCTGTGGACCTTGATCGCGGGGACCTGGCGGAGGAGCGCCACAAGGTGCTCACCCCGCACCCGGCGACGCCCGACGCGGTGGCCGACGGCGTGAAGGACGTCATCGACCACTTCGGCTGGACGGGCCCGGTGGGCATCACGTTCCCCGGTGTGGTGACCGGTGGTTCCACGATCCGTACGGCGGCCAACGTCGACAAGTCCTGGATCGACACCGACGCGGGCGCGTTGCTCGGCGGGCGGCTGGGCGGCCTGCCGGTGACCGTGCTGAACGACGCGGACGCGGCGGGTGTCGCCGAGATGGAGTTCGGCGCGGGGAAGGGCCGCCGGGGCACGGTCATCCTGCTCACTTTCGGCACCGGCATCGGCAGCGCCGTCTTCACCGAAGGCGAGCTGGTCCCGAACACCGAGCTGGGCCACCTCGAGCTGAACGGCCACGACGCCGAGAAGCGGGCCTCCACCAAGGCCAAGGACGACCACGAACTGACCTGGGAACACTGGTCGCGCCGCGTCACCAAGTACCTCGCCCATGTCGAGATGCTCTTCTCCCCGGAACTCTTCATCATCGGCGGAGGTGTCAGCCGCAAGGCCGACAAGTTCCTGCCGCTGATCCAGGACATCAAGGCCGAGATCGTCCCCGCGCAGCTCCAGAACAACGCCGGGATCGTGGGCGCGGCGATGCGGGCGGCGCAGATCGGCCGGTAG
- a CDS encoding DUF6542 domain-containing protein codes for MFALACLDHLLFDGSATVYGVLFLPVCVLTALWVRPGDLVTAPVVVPIAFAFGLPPITDGGGGGFGASLMGLVTALALQAGWLYGGTLAAVLVVTVRRVGLMSRRRAARRRDRTHGVPPGRQAR; via the coding sequence ATGTTCGCGCTCGCCTGCCTCGACCACCTGCTGTTCGACGGGTCGGCGACCGTGTACGGGGTGCTGTTCCTGCCGGTGTGCGTGCTGACCGCGCTGTGGGTGCGGCCCGGCGACCTGGTGACCGCCCCCGTGGTCGTACCGATCGCCTTCGCCTTCGGGCTGCCGCCGATCACCGACGGCGGAGGAGGCGGCTTCGGCGCCAGCCTCATGGGCCTGGTCACCGCCCTCGCCCTCCAGGCGGGCTGGCTGTACGGGGGAACGCTGGCCGCGGTCCTCGTCGTGACCGTCCGCCGGGTCGGCCTGATGTCCCGCCGCCGGGCCGCCCGGCGGCGGGACCGGACACACGGCGTGCCGCCCGGCAGACAGGCCCGCTGA
- the ychF gene encoding redox-regulated ATPase YchF gives MSLTIGIVGLPNVGKSTMFNALTKNDVLAANYPFATIEPNVGVVGVPDARLTKLAEIFSSQKILPATVDFVDIAGIVKGASEGEGLGNKFLANIRESDAICQVIRAFKDENVVHVDGKVSPKDDIETINTELILADLQTIEKVLPRLQRESRIKKDVGPKVAAVEAAQAILERGDTLFSAGIVQGSGNEELLHDLHLLTTKPFLYVFNVDEDELVDDDFKAEQSALVAPAEAIFLNAKLEADLAELDEEDARELLESVGVEEPGMATLARVGFNTLGLQTYLTAGPKESRAWTIKKGATAPEAAGVIHTDFQKGFIKAEVISFADLVETGSVAEARAKGKARMEGKEYVMQDGDVVEFRFNV, from the coding sequence GTGTCGCTCACGATCGGAATCGTCGGTCTGCCCAATGTCGGCAAGTCGACCATGTTCAACGCCCTGACCAAGAACGACGTGCTCGCGGCCAACTACCCGTTCGCCACGATCGAGCCGAATGTCGGTGTGGTCGGCGTCCCGGACGCCCGTCTCACCAAACTGGCCGAGATCTTCTCCTCGCAGAAGATCCTCCCGGCGACCGTCGACTTCGTCGACATCGCGGGCATCGTGAAGGGCGCGTCCGAGGGTGAGGGCCTGGGCAACAAGTTCCTCGCGAACATCCGTGAGTCCGACGCGATCTGCCAGGTCATCCGCGCCTTCAAGGACGAGAACGTCGTGCACGTCGACGGCAAGGTCTCGCCCAAGGACGACATCGAGACGATCAACACCGAGCTGATCCTCGCGGACCTCCAGACGATCGAGAAGGTCCTGCCGCGCCTCCAGAGGGAGTCGCGCATCAAGAAGGACGTCGGCCCGAAGGTCGCGGCGGTCGAGGCGGCCCAGGCGATCCTGGAGCGGGGCGACACCCTCTTCTCCGCGGGCATCGTCCAGGGCTCCGGCAACGAGGAGCTGCTGCACGACCTGCACCTGCTCACCACCAAGCCGTTCCTCTACGTCTTCAACGTGGACGAGGACGAGCTGGTCGACGACGACTTCAAGGCCGAGCAGAGCGCCCTGGTAGCCCCCGCCGAGGCGATCTTCCTCAACGCCAAGCTGGAGGCGGACCTCGCCGAGCTCGACGAGGAGGACGCGAGGGAGCTCCTGGAGTCGGTCGGCGTCGAGGAGCCGGGCATGGCCACCCTCGCCCGCGTCGGCTTCAACACCCTCGGCCTGCAGACCTACCTGACGGCCGGCCCCAAGGAATCCCGCGCCTGGACCATCAAGAAGGGCGCCACCGCCCCCGAGGCCGCCGGTGTCATCCACACCGACTTCCAGAAGGGCTTCATCAAGGCCGAGGTCATCTCCTTCGCCGACCTGGTCGAGACCGGCTCGGTCGCCGAGGCCCGCGCCAAGGGCAAGGCCCGCATGGAGGGCAAGGAGTACGTCATGCAGGACGGGGACGTGGTGGAGTTCCGCTTCAACGTCTGA
- a CDS encoding SMP-30/gluconolactonase/LRE family protein, translating into MSRSIQRRTFLTATASAIAATAAGAPPASAAPGLSTAPVSTPRSSNRRISTAFELPDDHAYPEGIAADPRTGALYVGSYSTGAVYRAAPGRRAAETFLPPGADGRNTANGLKVDGSSRLWVTDSTAGVAVYEVRTRALLARFDVPGDAPRFVNDLAIAADGSAYLTDSVREVVYRVTPAELARAAAHGGRATLTPAYDFGGILAPHPAGTFTLNGIAAGDRCLFTVDMTGGALYRVDLITGRIHQVALHGGDLVNGDGLELVGTTLWAALNRTDTITRWRLSADGTAARLERSLTDPALQIPTTLVRHDGRTLVVRSQFDKGGPMGPGTPETPFTVAWVRGI; encoded by the coding sequence GTGTCCCGTTCGATCCAGCGCCGCACCTTCCTGACCGCCACCGCCTCCGCCATCGCGGCGACCGCCGCGGGCGCCCCGCCCGCGAGCGCCGCACCCGGCCTCTCCACGGCCCCGGTCTCCACCCCCCGTAGCTCCAACCGCCGTATCTCCACCGCCTTCGAACTTCCCGACGACCACGCCTACCCGGAAGGCATCGCCGCCGACCCGCGCACCGGAGCCCTGTACGTGGGCTCGTACAGCACCGGTGCCGTCTACCGCGCGGCGCCCGGACGCCGTGCGGCCGAGACCTTCCTGCCCCCGGGCGCGGACGGCCGGAACACCGCGAACGGGCTGAAGGTCGACGGGTCCAGCCGTCTCTGGGTGACCGACTCGACGGCCGGGGTCGCCGTCTACGAGGTACGCACCCGCGCCCTGCTGGCCCGCTTCGACGTCCCCGGTGACGCGCCGCGTTTCGTCAACGACCTGGCGATCGCCGCGGACGGCAGCGCCTACCTGACGGACAGCGTGCGCGAGGTCGTCTACCGGGTGACACCGGCCGAGCTCGCCCGGGCCGCGGCCCACGGCGGTCGTGCCACGCTCACACCCGCCTACGACTTCGGCGGCATCCTGGCCCCGCACCCGGCCGGCACGTTCACCCTGAACGGCATCGCCGCCGGGGACCGCTGCTTGTTCACCGTCGACATGACCGGGGGCGCCCTCTACCGGGTGGACCTCATCACCGGCAGGATCCACCAAGTCGCCCTGCACGGAGGTGACCTGGTGAACGGCGATGGACTGGAACTGGTCGGCACCACCTTGTGGGCCGCCCTCAACAGGACCGACACGATCACCCGCTGGCGCCTGTCGGCGGACGGCACCGCGGCCCGTCTGGAGCGCAGCCTCACCGATCCCGCGCTCCAGATCCCGACCACGCTGGTGCGCCACGACGGCCGCACACTCGTCGTCCGCTCCCAGTTCGACAAGGGCGGACCGATGGGACCGGGCACACCCGAGACACCGTTCACCGTGGCGTGGGTACGGGGCATCTGA